One Acidobacteriota bacterium genomic window carries:
- a CDS encoding DUF4091 domain-containing protein, whose product MTRLRSVSIIALLLAELFFVLIAANAQAENSTLQAWEVGADMRLTPASIATSQGPEVSTEAFRNEIVSMQFAVRATQTLQPFKAICESTSAAGSKSLPCSWVEIRYPGYVPVVERGELMADPLLTSPPPEIKPDWTQGIWLTISIPAEANPGDYKGALTIKAGSESRQFDLSLRVLDFTLPGMTKGGFYLNIWQDPAAVARVAQVPLWSPEHWKLLEAYAQNLAAHGQKSISTSIVYDPWRSQTGFVYPSMVEWRFPGEYQAGQASKFQFDFSVFDRYVEMMMKAGINKSIQCFSMVDGPGQTSLCNIGYIDTATGKLRVCPTHVGDTAYRDAWGTFLPALVRHLKQHGWLDRTYIGFDEKPQAIMNGIFNVLKADAPELKISLAGGSSSEESATAGELILHYGALSRRAAVRKLLEERRAVGPTAFYTSCDTASPNTFIYSPQWESRLLPWIAFQHGLAGYTRWAYQSWPDDVWKQPESRWHSGDSFLVYPGENGPIDSTRWEMLRQGIEDYEALGMLKKKIESLRKTPGHSEEAASLESRMMGTIRGATDLEKCHGIPSPGLSRREVNALLTESEGRQSMSYTSSARIISKFSPGDFVPDGNLDKKVWKSANWVVMDHDMTGEKPYPQSATEMATVWTPRYVYFAYRCKYETLNIYDDANPAAEKWGLWDRDVVEVFINAQPERVNHYYEFEVSPNNLWIDLEINKDQSPFNDANWDSGYDHATHIDAAHHIWTCEMRIPAEALGAKEIFAGAEWRLNLFRADGQGEDHQRRFMSWSTIPEGGSFHVPTRFGIIQFVK is encoded by the coding sequence ATGACTCGCCTCAGATCTGTTTCGATCATCGCGCTGTTGCTGGCTGAATTGTTTTTCGTTCTGATTGCCGCAAACGCCCAGGCCGAAAACAGCACATTGCAGGCGTGGGAAGTGGGAGCCGATATGCGTCTCACTCCGGCCAGCATTGCGACCTCCCAGGGCCCCGAGGTAAGCACCGAAGCCTTCCGGAATGAAATCGTCTCCATGCAATTTGCCGTTCGCGCAACACAGACACTTCAACCGTTCAAGGCAATTTGCGAAAGCACCAGCGCTGCGGGCTCGAAATCGCTTCCCTGCTCCTGGGTGGAGATCCGTTATCCCGGTTACGTGCCGGTGGTCGAGCGCGGAGAACTTATGGCGGACCCGCTGCTCACGTCGCCCCCGCCTGAAATCAAACCAGATTGGACCCAGGGAATCTGGCTCACCATTTCCATCCCTGCGGAGGCCAACCCGGGTGATTACAAAGGCGCGCTCACGATTAAGGCGGGCAGCGAGAGCAGGCAGTTTGACCTTTCGCTCCGCGTGCTCGATTTCACCCTGCCCGGCATGACGAAGGGCGGCTTTTATCTCAACATCTGGCAGGACCCGGCTGCCGTGGCCCGCGTGGCCCAAGTACCCCTTTGGTCGCCGGAACACTGGAAGCTGCTTGAAGCCTATGCGCAAAACCTCGCCGCGCACGGGCAAAAATCCATTTCCACCAGCATTGTTTACGATCCATGGCGTTCGCAGACCGGCTTCGTATATCCCTCCATGGTGGAGTGGCGTTTTCCGGGAGAATATCAGGCGGGACAGGCATCAAAATTTCAGTTCGATTTCTCCGTATTCGACCGCTACGTGGAAATGATGATGAAAGCGGGAATCAACAAATCCATCCAGTGCTTCTCCATGGTGGACGGGCCAGGGCAGACCTCGCTTTGCAACATTGGATACATTGACACTGCCACCGGCAAATTGCGCGTGTGCCCCACCCACGTTGGCGACACAGCTTACCGCGACGCCTGGGGAACTTTTCTGCCGGCGCTGGTGCGCCATCTCAAGCAGCACGGCTGGCTTGACCGCACCTACATCGGGTTCGACGAAAAGCCGCAAGCCATCATGAATGGAATTTTCAACGTCCTCAAGGCCGACGCTCCCGAGCTGAAGATATCTTTAGCGGGAGGCAGTTCAAGCGAGGAGTCAGCCACGGCCGGTGAACTGATTCTGCATTACGGAGCGCTCTCACGGCGCGCCGCCGTCCGCAAGTTGCTGGAAGAGCGGCGTGCGGTGGGGCCAACCGCTTTCTACACGTCCTGCGATACTGCCTCGCCCAACACTTTCATCTACTCGCCGCAATGGGAATCACGCCTGCTCCCCTGGATCGCATTCCAGCACGGGCTTGCCGGTTATACCCGGTGGGCGTATCAGTCCTGGCCGGACGACGTCTGGAAACAGCCTGAAAGCCGCTGGCATTCCGGCGACAGCTTCCTTGTCTATCCGGGGGAGAACGGCCCGATTGACAGCACCAGATGGGAGATGCTGCGCCAGGGCATCGAAGATTATGAAGCGCTTGGAATGCTGAAAAAGAAAATCGAAAGCTTGCGGAAGACGCCAGGACATTCCGAAGAAGCGGCAAGCCTCGAAAGCAGGATGATGGGAACAATCCGCGGCGCAACCGATCTGGAAAAGTGCCACGGCATTCCCAGCCCAGGGCTTTCGCGCCGCGAGGTCAACGCTCTCTTAACCGAGTCTGAAGGGAGGCAAAGCATGAGTTATACGAGCAGCGCCCGTATTATTTCAAAATTTTCGCCTGGGGATTTTGTCCCCGACGGCAACCTTGATAAGAAAGTGTGGAAGTCGGCCAATTGGGTCGTCATGGACCACGACATGACCGGCGAGAAGCCATATCCGCAATCTGCAACGGAAATGGCCACCGTGTGGACGCCGCGGTACGTCTACTTCGCCTATCGTTGCAAGTATGAAACTCTGAACATTTACGACGACGCGAACCCCGCAGCCGAAAAATGGGGGCTATGGGACCGTGACGTGGTGGAGGTATTCATTAATGCCCAACCCGAACGCGTGAACCATTACTACGAGTTTGAGGTTTCGCCCAACAACCTCTGGATTGACCTGGAAATCAACAAGGACCAGTCGCCGTTCAACGACGCCAACTGGGACTCCGGCTATGACCACGCCACGCACATCGATGCAGCACATCACATCTGGACCTGCGAGATGCGCATTCCTGCCGAAGCGTTGGGAGCAAAAGAAATCTTTGCCGGCGCGGAGTGGCGGCTCAACCTGTTCCGTGCCGACGGGCAAGGCGAAGACCATCAAAGGCGCTTCATGTCCTGGAGCACCATTCCGGAGGGCGGCTCCTTCCACGTCCCAACGCGGTTTGGCATTATTCAATTTGTGAAATAG
- a CDS encoding amidohydrolase — MLGATLVGRPGPAALSAQSRAAQPHQGEGSQIYLSEFQPKSMLKVPATDIERAKFPVIDIHTHLSFSAVNTRGVPMSEKMRFLAEPADLLAVMDRRNIHTLVDVTGGFGQGLVDAVRKFHAPHPDRFLVFTEPWYPKANQPGYAKFQADTIEKAHQAGARGLKVLKTLGLYLRENVTSGPLVKIDDRRFDPMWEACGSLGMPVVIHTADPDAFFLPTNRFNERYEELNHHPDWSFYGKDFPKKRELLDARDRVFARHPRTQFVALHVASLAGDLRDVGALLDRLPNVHVETAARINELGRQPRYARKFFDKYQDRIIFGTDAVPPPYGNVTPQQIFGDQLYQIYCRFFETEDEYFDYAPAPKPPQGRWQIYGIGLPDSILRKVYYENAARLLKIKV; from the coding sequence ATGTTGGGGGCCACCCTGGTTGGCAGGCCCGGACCCGCGGCCCTATCCGCCCAATCTCGCGCGGCACAGCCTCACCAGGGCGAGGGTTCGCAGATCTATCTCAGCGAGTTTCAGCCGAAAAGCATGCTGAAAGTCCCTGCCACCGACATCGAGCGGGCGAAATTCCCGGTGATCGATATTCATACGCACCTGTCGTTTTCCGCGGTCAATACCAGGGGCGTGCCCATGAGCGAGAAGATGCGGTTCCTTGCCGAGCCCGCCGACCTGCTGGCCGTGATGGACCGGCGCAACATTCACACCCTTGTGGACGTCACCGGCGGCTTCGGCCAGGGACTTGTGGATGCAGTCCGAAAGTTTCACGCGCCGCATCCGGACCGTTTTCTCGTTTTCACCGAGCCCTGGTATCCGAAAGCCAATCAGCCGGGCTACGCGAAATTCCAGGCCGATACCATTGAAAAGGCCCACCAGGCCGGCGCCAGGGGATTGAAGGTCCTTAAGACCCTCGGCCTCTACCTGCGCGAAAACGTCACCTCGGGGCCGCTGGTCAAGATTGATGACCGGCGCTTTGATCCGATGTGGGAAGCCTGTGGAAGCCTGGGGATGCCGGTGGTAATCCATACCGCCGACCCGGACGCCTTCTTTTTGCCTACCAACCGCTTCAACGAGCGCTACGAAGAACTGAACCATCATCCCGACTGGTCTTTTTACGGCAAGGATTTTCCCAAAAAGCGCGAACTGCTCGACGCGCGGGACCGCGTCTTTGCCCGGCACCCTCGAACGCAGTTTGTGGCGCTCCACGTCGCGAGCCTCGCCGGAGACCTTCGAGACGTCGGGGCGCTACTCGACCGGCTGCCGAACGTCCATGTGGAAACGGCGGCGCGGATCAACGAACTCGGCCGCCAGCCGCGCTATGCCCGCAAGTTTTTTGACAAGTACCAGGACCGCATCATATTTGGCACTGATGCCGTGCCGCCGCCCTACGGCAACGTCACTCCGCAGCAGATTTTCGGAGATCAGCTCTATCAGATTTATTGCCGGTTCTTTGAAACCGAAGACGAATATTTTGATTACGCTCCCGCGCCAAAGCCGCCCCAGGGCCGGTGGCAGATTTACGGGATTGGCCTGCCCGACAGCATTCTGCGCAAGGTCTACTACGAAAACGCGGCACGATTGCTGAAAATCAAAGTCTAA
- a CDS encoding DUF4832 domain-containing protein, with protein sequence MKIAGLAVTLMSSAVLAFAQNQNVVVRPKEIDTVLVNPGMGVQTFQRFNGDALNAGLRWSERGPTEILQPAGEVPDFPGSSISYCRWFWNVLEPEHGKYNWGIIDTALEQARLHHQTLAIRMMPYDERDPLPEWYRNSGAHRANKPTDPDGKIWQPDFTDPLYLKYWGDLVAAAGARYDGNPYLEMVDVSSIGYWGEGWSNYMPVFQYQKALIDIYLDAFKRTPLLMNFDQAEALAYGVSHGTGWRLDCWGDMGMLRGEKESGRSLMLDRYPEQVVETGIQDAWMRSPVSLESCGVAGTWLKFGYDVNYILDQALRWHVSSVNIKSSAVPPQWKKQFEEFEKKMGYRFILRRLEYPREVRPGEMMPVNMWILNAGVAPVYRDYTLAVDLSSSDSHAVIKTSADVRKWLPGDAVFEGTLFVPQTLRPGQYHFRVGLLDPYTGLPAIQLAIEGRQPDGWYDLGTIEVH encoded by the coding sequence ATGAAAATCGCTGGTCTTGCCGTGACGCTGATGTCTTCAGCGGTGCTGGCGTTTGCGCAGAACCAGAATGTTGTGGTGCGCCCCAAGGAGATTGACACCGTCCTGGTCAATCCCGGCATGGGAGTCCAGACGTTCCAACGGTTCAACGGTGACGCGCTGAATGCGGGGCTGCGGTGGTCTGAGCGGGGCCCTACGGAAATTCTGCAGCCGGCGGGCGAGGTCCCAGACTTTCCTGGGAGCTCAATCTCCTATTGCCGGTGGTTCTGGAACGTGCTCGAGCCGGAACACGGCAAGTACAATTGGGGCATCATCGACACGGCGCTCGAGCAGGCGCGATTGCACCATCAGACGCTGGCCATCCGAATGATGCCCTACGACGAGCGAGACCCTCTTCCGGAGTGGTATCGGAACTCCGGCGCTCATCGCGCCAACAAACCCACCGATCCGGACGGCAAGATCTGGCAGCCGGATTTTACGGACCCGCTCTACCTGAAGTATTGGGGAGACCTGGTTGCGGCGGCAGGCGCACGCTATGATGGCAATCCCTATCTCGAAATGGTGGACGTTTCCTCGATTGGCTACTGGGGCGAGGGCTGGAGCAATTACATGCCGGTGTTCCAATATCAGAAAGCCCTGATTGATATCTATCTCGACGCTTTCAAGCGGACGCCGCTGCTGATGAACTTTGACCAGGCGGAGGCGCTGGCTTATGGGGTCTCGCACGGCACGGGGTGGCGACTCGACTGCTGGGGAGACATGGGCATGCTGCGTGGTGAGAAAGAGTCGGGACGCTCGCTGATGCTTGACCGCTACCCCGAACAGGTGGTGGAGACCGGCATTCAGGATGCCTGGATGCGCAGCCCTGTATCGCTTGAAAGCTGCGGTGTGGCGGGCACCTGGCTCAAGTTCGGATACGACGTCAACTACATTCTGGACCAGGCGCTGCGCTGGCACGTCAGTTCCGTCAACATCAAGTCGTCGGCTGTACCTCCGCAGTGGAAAAAGCAATTTGAAGAGTTTGAGAAAAAGATGGGCTACCGGTTTATTCTTCGGAGGCTGGAATATCCCAGGGAGGTCCGGCCCGGCGAGATGATGCCTGTCAACATGTGGATTCTCAACGCAGGCGTTGCGCCCGTCTATCGGGATTATACCCTTGCCGTTGATCTCTCTTCATCCGACAGCCACGCGGTGATCAAGACCTCAGCCGATGTGCGAAAGTGGCTGCCTGGCGATGCCGTGTTTGAGGGAACGCTTTTCGTCCCGCAAACTCTCAGGCCCGGCCAGTATCACTTCCGGGTGGGATTGCTCGATCCCTACACCGGACTCCCGGCCATCCAGCTCGCGATTGAAGGCCGCCAGCCGGACGGCTGGTACGATCTGGGCACGATCGAGGTGCACTGA
- a CDS encoding DUF5107 domain-containing protein → MTFRKFAVGFSLALSLALAQAAQAASVRVWEGTISIPTYLLGTEDPNPQFPLVNSNNIYPYTALDDLTDNREPKTYRAIYLENEYLKATILPQMDGRVYSLYDKVAKREVFYRNNVIKYGMVGLRGAWISGGVEFNFPNGHTTDTVSPVDVRFRQNADGSATAVVGDVDQVSGMHWEVALTLRPGVAHLEQRVTLFNSTPLTGLYWWWANAAVPAAQDMQFIYPMRLANPHSHTQIWTFPMWKGVNYSWYKDVHHATSLFGVDVHRAFFGAYYHNSDNGVIHVADYHQVPGKKTWTWGNAGDGRIWIHLLTDNDGQYCEIQSGRFQTQLSQEFIPPQKVESWTEYWYPVAGLDGGFVDGTPQMAINVIYPSSNAAGKSAVVLAVSPAVSLRGAKIEVKMGPKTVKDFSPISLEPLTTRKFTVPVADAAAAKKQLDVTILSADGKTLLHWYAGDPVDGNPNPSVKPGEQEVNQKPDGELSIEELFLRGVNDEKEGRKLQAASIYKEVLKRDSGYVPALLKAAEEDYDAADFQDAEALMARARARDAKDPQVGYLSGVIYKGEGKSRLAQDAFWSSLRFGGAEAPALTELGEIAIQQKQYDRAEELLRRALSYNPDDGVAQSNLAAALRLDGHLKEASEAAGLAVEKMPILPYALAEQWRVETALGAGPAASRAAEVFKSVVGYRPQSYLEAGAWYRRLGDLACSDFVLRAGTKNLAAKDVSPLIYYYLAANAWDEGNAEQASAAASEAAKADVEAVFPNRPEDARVLREVLAHNSSETHAKYLLGNFLFAHSHYAEAADLWKQAEGEGFHYAVLYRNLGVYALRVQNDPAAAARYYASAIKQAPEDFRLYVDLDEIYTQLGQTANREKLFASAPPRVLGHDTVRARRVLLNVEERRYDQALDALKEHNFKPWEGGRVIRELFVLANLEKGREAFEAGKFKAAEESFRAGLEYPENLGVGKPEHPQDEEALYWLGRALDSQGQKRQARSAWQQAVSQMRAGEDEAEERGGGPSGFYAALALDRLGRSEEASRILDGMASELTTGRKSAFDYYLAGLVKNYRKQDGQATADFRRALELDPGLWQARLELQRKGEPE, encoded by the coding sequence ATGACATTCAGGAAATTTGCAGTTGGATTCAGCCTGGCGCTTTCGCTTGCCCTGGCGCAGGCGGCGCAGGCCGCAAGTGTGCGGGTATGGGAAGGCACGATCAGCATTCCAACCTACCTGCTGGGGACCGAAGATCCAAACCCGCAGTTTCCGCTGGTGAACAGCAATAATATTTATCCCTACACTGCACTGGATGATCTAACGGACAATCGCGAGCCGAAAACATACCGTGCGATCTATCTGGAAAACGAGTACCTGAAGGCCACGATCCTGCCGCAGATGGACGGCAGGGTCTATTCGCTTTATGACAAGGTGGCCAAACGCGAAGTCTTTTACCGGAATAACGTGATCAAGTACGGAATGGTGGGCCTGCGGGGCGCGTGGATTTCAGGCGGCGTGGAATTCAATTTTCCGAACGGCCACACGACGGACACCGTGTCTCCGGTAGACGTGCGCTTTCGCCAGAATGCCGACGGCAGCGCCACCGCGGTGGTGGGTGACGTGGACCAGGTGAGCGGCATGCACTGGGAGGTTGCGCTCACGCTGCGGCCCGGCGTGGCGCATCTCGAGCAGCGCGTCACGCTTTTTAACTCGACGCCGCTCACGGGGCTCTACTGGTGGTGGGCAAACGCCGCCGTTCCGGCCGCACAGGATATGCAATTCATCTATCCGATGCGGCTGGCCAATCCGCATTCGCACACCCAGATCTGGACCTTCCCCATGTGGAAGGGAGTGAATTACAGCTGGTATAAGGACGTCCATCACGCGACGTCGCTGTTTGGCGTGGACGTCCACCGGGCGTTCTTTGGAGCTTACTACCACAATTCCGACAACGGCGTGATCCACGTGGCCGACTACCATCAGGTGCCGGGCAAGAAAACCTGGACGTGGGGCAACGCAGGCGACGGCCGCATCTGGATCCATCTGCTGACTGACAACGACGGCCAATATTGCGAGATCCAGTCAGGCCGCTTCCAGACGCAGTTGAGCCAGGAATTCATACCGCCGCAGAAAGTCGAGTCATGGACGGAATACTGGTATCCGGTTGCGGGGCTTGACGGCGGTTTTGTGGATGGCACGCCGCAGATGGCGATTAACGTGATCTACCCGTCATCGAACGCAGCAGGGAAGTCCGCAGTCGTGCTTGCCGTCAGCCCGGCCGTGTCTCTGCGTGGAGCAAAGATTGAAGTGAAGATGGGGCCCAAAACCGTGAAGGACTTTTCGCCCATTTCGTTGGAGCCGTTGACCACCAGGAAATTTACGGTTCCGGTTGCCGACGCGGCCGCCGCAAAGAAGCAGCTGGATGTTACCATCCTGAGCGCCGACGGGAAGACGCTGCTTCACTGGTACGCTGGAGATCCCGTTGACGGGAATCCCAACCCCTCGGTGAAGCCCGGCGAGCAGGAAGTTAACCAGAAACCGGACGGTGAATTGTCCATCGAAGAGCTTTTCCTGCGCGGCGTGAACGACGAAAAGGAAGGGAGAAAGCTGCAGGCGGCGAGCATTTACAAAGAGGTCCTGAAACGGGACTCCGGGTACGTGCCGGCACTGCTCAAGGCCGCTGAGGAGGATTATGATGCCGCGGACTTTCAAGACGCCGAAGCATTGATGGCCCGCGCCCGGGCACGCGATGCCAAGGACCCGCAGGTGGGGTACTTGTCAGGGGTGATCTATAAAGGGGAAGGGAAGTCGCGCCTTGCCCAGGACGCCTTCTGGTCTTCATTACGATTTGGCGGAGCAGAAGCTCCGGCGCTGACTGAACTGGGCGAAATCGCCATTCAGCAGAAGCAATATGACCGGGCGGAAGAGTTGCTGCGCAGGGCGCTGAGCTACAATCCTGATGACGGAGTGGCGCAGAGTAACCTGGCGGCGGCGCTCAGGCTGGATGGGCATCTTAAAGAAGCCTCTGAGGCAGCCGGGCTGGCTGTTGAAAAGATGCCGATTCTGCCTTATGCGCTTGCCGAACAGTGGCGCGTGGAGACGGCGCTCGGCGCCGGCCCTGCTGCCTCGCGGGCGGCAGAAGTGTTCAAGAGTGTAGTAGGCTACAGGCCTCAGAGTTATCTCGAAGCCGGAGCGTGGTATCGGCGATTGGGCGATCTGGCCTGCTCGGATTTTGTACTGCGGGCCGGGACGAAGAATCTGGCGGCGAAAGACGTTTCTCCACTGATTTATTACTACCTGGCGGCGAATGCCTGGGACGAGGGCAATGCTGAACAGGCTTCGGCTGCGGCAAGCGAGGCGGCAAAGGCGGATGTCGAAGCTGTTTTTCCGAACCGGCCTGAGGATGCCCGGGTGCTGCGTGAAGTGCTGGCGCACAACTCCTCTGAAACGCACGCGAAATACCTTCTCGGGAACTTCCTTTTTGCCCATTCGCACTATGCGGAGGCCGCGGACTTGTGGAAGCAGGCTGAGGGCGAAGGGTTCCATTACGCGGTGCTCTATCGGAACCTTGGTGTGTACGCTTTGCGAGTGCAGAATGATCCCGCGGCCGCCGCCCGGTATTATGCCAGCGCCATCAAACAGGCTCCCGAAGACTTTCGGCTCTACGTGGATCTGGATGAAATCTATACCCAGCTGGGGCAAACTGCCAACCGCGAAAAATTGTTTGCCAGCGCACCTCCCCGAGTTCTTGGCCATGATACGGTGCGCGCGCGCAGAGTGCTGTTGAATGTGGAGGAGCGTCGTTACGATCAGGCTCTGGATGCGCTCAAAGAGCACAACTTCAAACCGTGGGAGGGTGGCCGCGTCATACGCGAGCTTTTTGTATTGGCCAATTTGGAAAAGGGTCGCGAGGCCTTTGAAGCAGGAAAGTTTAAGGCGGCGGAAGAATCCTTCCGGGCTGGACTGGAATATCCCGAAAATCTGGGCGTTGGTAAGCCCGAACATCCTCAGGATGAAGAAGCCCTTTACTGGCTGGGCCGCGCGCTTGATTCACAGGGTCAGAAGCGCCAGGCACGCAGCGCGTGGCAACAGGCGGTTAGCCAGATGCGCGCGGGAGAGGATGAAGCCGAAGAGCGCGGCGGCGGACCGTCAGGATTTTATGCCGCGCTGGCGCTGGACCGCCTGGGACGCTCCGAAGAGGCCTCTCGTATTCTGGATGGCATGGCAAGTGAATTGACGACGGGCCGGAAGTCGGCTTTTGACTATTACCTTGCCGGGCTGGTCAAGAACTACCGCAAACAGGACGGCCAGGCAACCGCGGATTTCCGTCGCGCACTTGAGTTGGACCCGGGGCTCTGGCAGGCACGCCTGGAACTTCAGCGTAAGGGCGAGCCGGAATAA
- a CDS encoding APC family permease, which yields MAEQTGTSSLEALGYKPQFRRVLKLRDLIIYGLVILTPTAPYPVYGIIQDVSLGHAALAYLVAMVAMLFTAVSYGKMSGAYPAAGSTYTYAQRALSEHIGFLAGWSMMLDYFLIPLLSVIYSALIAARYVPQVPYMVWAFFFTVAITLINIRGISVTARASKVMMVILSFSAILFVVLAVHVVTGAHGWSGLIVPHAVYNPATFKLRPMMLGAGIATLSYIGFDAVSTLAEDVENPEKNVAIATVSVCIIQALFCVVQVYLAEIVWPDYHTFPKIDTAILDIGKLLGGPVMLGWITFVLLVAGLASALTGQAGASRLLFGMGRDGVISRRVFAYVDEKYSTPTRSIYVMGGVTLLGAILIRFQLAVELLNFGAFVGFILVNLSVIRHYYLRRRERSGLAFFTNLIFPAAGALVCGYVWMSLSTPAKIVGFIWLGLGVAYLAYLTKGFSRSPIKLEIA from the coding sequence GTGGCGGAACAAACTGGGACATCTTCTCTGGAAGCTCTGGGTTATAAACCCCAATTCAGGCGGGTGCTCAAGCTCCGGGACCTTATCATCTACGGCCTGGTCATTCTGACTCCCACCGCGCCGTATCCGGTCTATGGAATTATTCAGGACGTTTCGCTGGGACATGCCGCGCTGGCCTATCTCGTGGCAATGGTGGCCATGCTTTTCACGGCGGTAAGTTATGGAAAAATGTCCGGGGCTTATCCTGCAGCCGGTTCAACCTACACGTACGCCCAGCGCGCCCTGAGCGAGCATATCGGCTTTCTCGCCGGATGGTCGATGATGTTGGACTACTTTTTAATTCCGTTGCTGAGCGTCATCTACTCGGCGCTGATCGCTGCAAGGTACGTCCCCCAAGTTCCGTATATGGTCTGGGCGTTCTTCTTTACGGTGGCGATTACGCTCATCAATATCCGGGGAATCAGCGTGACGGCGCGGGCCAGCAAAGTGATGATGGTGATCCTGAGTTTTTCCGCGATTCTCTTTGTCGTTCTGGCGGTGCACGTAGTTACCGGAGCCCATGGCTGGAGCGGCCTGATCGTGCCGCACGCTGTCTACAACCCTGCAACGTTTAAGCTGCGCCCCATGATGCTGGGCGCCGGCATCGCAACGCTTTCGTATATTGGTTTCGACGCCGTTTCCACGCTCGCCGAAGACGTCGAAAACCCGGAGAAGAACGTTGCGATTGCAACGGTCTCGGTTTGCATCATTCAGGCGCTTTTCTGTGTTGTGCAGGTCTACCTGGCTGAGATTGTCTGGCCGGATTATCACACCTTTCCCAAGATCGACACAGCGATCCTGGATATTGGAAAGCTCCTGGGCGGACCGGTGATGCTGGGCTGGATCACTTTTGTGTTACTGGTTGCCGGATTGGCAAGCGCTTTGACGGGGCAGGCGGGCGCCTCGCGGCTGCTGTTTGGGATGGGCCGCGACGGGGTGATTTCGCGCAGGGTTTTTGCTTATGTTGATGAGAAATATTCCACGCCGACTCGCAGCATTTACGTTATGGGCGGGGTTACTTTGCTCGGCGCGATTCTGATCCGTTTTCAGCTCGCCGTTGAACTTCTGAACTTCGGCGCCTTTGTCGGTTTTATTCTGGTGAATCTCAGCGTGATTCGTCATTACTATTTGCGCCGGCGGGAGCGGAGCGGCCTGGCCTTTTTCACAAATCTGATTTTCCCCGCAGCCGGCGCGCTCGTCTGCGGTTATGTCTGGATGAGCCTTTCGACTCCGGCCAAGATCGTGGGATTCATCTGGCTCGGCCTGGGAGTTGCGTATCTGGCTTATCTGACAAAAGGCTTCAGTCGAAGTCCAATAAAACTTGAAATCGCATGA